Below is a window of Prosthecochloris sp. GSB1 DNA.
TCAGCTCATGAAACGGACGAACGAGAGCGGTATTGTCGTCGAGCCTCGCAACGAGGATGACTGTTACGGTATCGTGACCGAAAAGGACATTCTCGAAAAAGTGATCGATCCCGGCGAAGACGTGCATCGCGATCCATGGAATACGCCTGTTTTCCAGATCATGAGCAAGCCCATCATCAGCATCAATCCCGAGCTGAGGATAAAGTACGCATTGCGCCTGATGAAACGCACCAACGTTCGTCGGCTGACGGTAATGGAATCGAACAAGGTGGTCGGCGTGCTGAACATGACCGACGTTCTTCATGCCGTCGAGGAGCTTCCCGTCCATGACGACCATGTAGCATTGTAGTAGCCCGCCGGTTTCGAGAAGATATTCTTCGCTTAAACGCATCAGTTATTCACAGAAAAGGCGGATCCGCACGCGTCCGTGCGGGTCCGGATAATCGCTGAAGCTGCGGCACGCGGTTTCAGGAAGGAGATCAGAGTGTATGAAGCCATTTGATATCGTTGTGGTCGGTGGCGGCGGCGCGGGTTTGTATGCGGCCATGGAGGCCATGAAAACCAACCCTTCGCTGAATATCGCCGTGCTGTCCAAGGTATACCCGAACCGTTCGCACACCTCCGCCGCGCAGGGGGGGGCCAACGCCGCCCTGGCCAACAAGGCCAAGGACGATACGGTCGAGATGCATGTGTTCGACACCATCAAGGGCAGCGACTATCTGGCCGATCAGGATGCGGCCGAAGTGCTGTGTTCGGAAGCCCCCAAAATCATCAGAGAACTCGACAATATCGGCACGCCGTGGTCGAGGATGGATGACGACACCATCGCCCAGCGGCCATTCGGCGGCGCCGGAAGGCCCCGCTGCTGTTACTGCGCAGACAAGACCGGTCATACCATTTTGCAGACGCTTTACGAGCAGTGCCTGAGGAAGGGCGTCTTTTTCTTCAACGAATATTTCGTGCTGAGCCTCACCGTCGACGGCAGCCGCTCGAAAGGGTTGATCGCCATGAACATGCGGACAGGAAAGGTCGAGGCCTTTCCCGCGCGGACGGTTGTTTTCGCGACCGGGGGATATGCCAAGATGTACTGGAACCGTTCCAGCAACGCCGCGGGCAACAGCGGTGACGGACAGGCGATCGCCTATCGCGCAGGTATTCCCCTCAAGGATATGGAGTTCGTGCAGTTCCATCCCACCGGCCTGAGAAAGAGCGGTCTTCTGGTTACAGAGGGAGCGAGGGGCGAGGGCGGTTATCTCGTCAACAGCAAGGGCGAGCGATTCATGAACCGTTACGCGCCGGAGAAAATGGAACTCGGTCCGCGCGATCTCGTTTCGCGTTCGATCGAGACGGAAATTCTCGAAGGCCGCGGGTTCGACAGCCCCGCCGGTCAGTATATGCATCTCGACCTCACGCATCTCGGAGCGGACCTCATCAAATCGCGGCTTCCCCAGATCCGTGAAATGTCCTTGTACTTCGAAGGCGTCGATCCCATCGATGAGCCCATTCCTATAAGGCCTACCGCCCACTATTCCATGGGTGGGATCGATACCGATATTTTCGGACGCACACCCATGGAAGGCGTCTACGCCGCCGGCGAATCGGCTTGCGTTTCCGTGCACGGCGCGAACCGCCTTGGAGGTAATTCCCTGCTCGAGATTCTGGTGTTCGGAAGAATCGCCGGACACACCGCCGCCGAAGAGGCCCGAAAGTTCGAGCCCGGAGAGATATCGCGGGCCGAAGTGCAGGCGAGCGAAGATGAGCTTCGCGAATTGATGCGGCCCTCCGGCCATTACGAACGCTACGGCGCCCTGCGTGAAGAACTCGGCCAGACGCTCGCGACCAACGTGGGCATTTTCCGCGAAGCCTCGAAAATACAGAGAGGCATAGCCGATATAGGCGAGCTCAAAGAGCGTTTCAGGCACGTTCGCGTCTTCGATACGAGCGATGTGTTCAACACCAACCTCATCCAGGTGCTCGAGTTGCGCAACATGCTCGATCTCGCCGAGACCGTCGCCGCGGGGGCATTTGTCAGGGAGGAGAGCAGGGGCTCGCATACCCGGACTGATTTTCCGAAGCGCGACGACGCGAAATGGCACAAGCATACGACCTATACCTTCGTCGGGGGCAAGCCCGTGATCGGAGACAAGCCGGTCACCATGGGCAAGTACGAGCTACAGGAAAGAACTTATTAAACAAACCCCGAGTTGACCGTCCGGCGTATGCCGGAAAATTCCAGGCAGGAACGTTCGGCGGTTGCGGATGCGCATCGAAAAACGATTCCGGCTTCGGGGGGAGCAGGTCAACTTATACAAAACTCAGCAGGACGGGAGTTATGGGAGAGCATAAAGAAGAAATGAGGGATGTGACCTTCAGGGTGAGCCGGTTCAATCCCCAGGTTGACAACAAGCCCTATTTTGACGATTACACCATTCCGGTTGAAAAGGGTATCACCGTTCTCAGGGCCCTCAACTATATCAAGGAGCATGTGGATGCGACCGTAAGCTTCAGGGCGTTTTGCCAGGCGGGGATCTGCGGATCCTGCGGCATGCGGATCAACGGGATTTCGAAGCTTGCCTGTACGACGCAGGTTTGGGACGAACTCTCCAGGTGCCGGGTTCCGAACGTCATCAAGATCGAGCCGCTGCGCAACATGCCGCTTGTCAAGGATCTCATCGTCGACATGGACCCGATGGTGGACAAGATGAAGCACTATTCCAACTGGGTTGAATCCGTCATGCCCGAGGAACGGATGGGTGAAAAGGAATTCCTGATAGCTGAGGAAGAGTTCCTCGAGTACGACAAGGCCACCGACTGCATTCTCTGTGCTTCCTGCATGTCCGAGTGCTCTATCCTCAGGGCGAACAAGGAATACGTCGGTCCGGCCATTCTGCTCAAATCACACCGGATGAACGTCGACAGTCGCGACGGCATTCATGACAAGCGCATAGCCGGCCTGGTGAAGGATCACGGTGTGTGGGACTGCACGCACTGCTACCGTTGTCAGGAAACCTGCGTCAAAAGTATTCCCATCATGGACGCCATTCACGGTGTTCGTGAAGACGCGCTCGCTTCCAGAGGCGTCAAGGATACAAGCGGAGCGAAACACGCCGAGGCCTTCATGGAGGATCTGCAGAAGAAAGGCAAACTCGTCGAGGCGACGCTGCCTATCAGGACCAACGGTATAACCTGGACCCTGAAAAACCTTCTGCCGATGGCGTTCAAGATGATCATCAAACGCAGGACGCCGCCCCCGCCGCCGCTTGTCAAACCGGCGAAGGGGATCAAGAAATTCCGTGAGGAATTGCAGGAGATGAGCGAGCACATCAAGCGGGACAGGAAAGAGAATCATAAATAAACATGGAGAAAAGCGGTATGAAGCGGTATGCATATTATCTCAGCTGCATCAACGAGTCCATGACGAAAGAGGTGGACCGCTCCCTGGAACTCTGGCAGAAAGACCTCGGTGTCGATTTTGTCAAACTGCATGAAAGCACCTGCTGCGGTGGAAGCAATCTCGACTATCTCAGCCCGAAGCATTTCGCGCTTGTCAACGGCAGAAACATTGCCCTGGCCGAGAAACTCGGTCTCGATCTCGTCACATCCTGCAATACCTGCCTGCTGACGATACGCAGTGCGAAGAAAAAGCTCGACGAATCAGCGGAACTCCGCGACGAGGTGAACGGCATTCTCGGAAAGGAAGGGCTGGAATACAAGGGTACTTCCGATGTTCGCCATCTGCTCTGGGTATTGAACGAGGATGTCGGTCTCGATGCCATTCGCGAGAAAGTCAAGGTTCCCCTCACGAACTATCGGATCGCACCATTCTACGGATGTCATATCCTGCGCCCGTCCACGGTTCTCGGAAAGGACAATCCCCTCGAACCGTCGTCGCTCGACAACCTGATAGAGGCCCTCGGCGGCAAGACCATTGCCTATGAGCACAAGAACAAATGCTGTGGCTTCCATACGCTGCTCGTGGCGGAAGAAGAGTCGCTCAGTGTCGCGGCGGAGGCTCTCGGTGAGGCGATCGATGCGAAAGCCGACTTTATCGTCACGCCCTGCCCGCTCTGTCATACGGTTCTCGACGGTTACCAGTCAAAGGCGCTCAAACAGGCCAATATCAAACAATCGATCCCGGTTTTTCATCTGTCCGAAATGGTCGGTCTTGCGCTCGGCTACACTCCCCGCCAGCTCGGTATCAAACGTCATATCGTAACCTGATTGTTCATTCGGGGTTCAGGCGAGTAAGGCCATGGAGGCGCGGCAAGCCCTTCATGATGCGTCGAACTGTTTTAAAAAAGAGCAAAAAAACGTAGCTTAGCATTTTCTTGAGAATGCTTTCACCGCGATTGCAGACCAGGCCGGTGTGAAGCGCTTCCGATAACTTGTCAAAACATTGCATTGCATGCTCAAAAATGATCTTTTTCTTCGGGCGTTGAAGCGGCAGCCGGTGCCAAGAACCCCGATCTGGGTGATGCGTCAGGCAGGACGCTATCTGCCGGAGTACCGTGCGGTCAGGGAAAAAACGGATTTTCTCACCCTCTGCAAAACCCCTGAACTGGCTGCGGAAGTAACCATCCAGCCCGTTGATATCATTGGCGTGGACGCGGCGATCATTTTCTCCGATATCCTTGTCGTCAACGAAGCCATGGGCATGAATGTCGAGATCATCGAATCAAAGGGTATCAAGCTGACTCCGCCAATCAGGTCCCAGGTCGATATCGACCGCCTGATCATCCCTGATATAGCCGAAAAGCTCGGTTACGTCATGGACGCAATCAAGCTCACCAAGAAAGAACTCGACAACAGGGTTCCGCTGATCGGTTTCTCCGGAGCGGCATGGACCCTCTTTACCTACGCGGTCGAGGGTGGCGGTTCGAAGAACTACGCGTTCGCGAAGAAAATGATCTATCGCGAACCCCAGATGGCGCATATGCTCCTGAGCAAGATTTCGAGTGTTATTACCGATTATCTGCTGATGCAGATCGAGTCGGGAGCGGACGCCGTTCAGATTTTCGACTCGTGGGCGAGCGCGCTGTCCGAGGACGACTACCGCGAGTTCGCGCTGCCGTATATCAAGGAGAGTGTTCAGGCCGTCAAGACCAAGTATCCTGACGTGCCCGTGATCGTTTTCTCGAAGGACTGCAATACCATCCTGTCGGATATAGCCGATACCGGTTGTGACGCGATGGGGCTGGGTTGGAACATGGATATCGCGAAAGCCCGCGCGGAGCTGAACGACCGTGTCGCGCTTCAGGGTAACATGGATCCGACGGCCCTGTACGGAACGCATGAAAGGATCAGGGCCGAAGCCGCGAAGATTCTCCAGCAGTTCGGACAGCATACAGAAAAATCCGGGCACGTGTTCAACCTCGGTCACGGCATACTTCCCGACGTCGACCCTGAAAACCTCAAGTGCCTTGTTGACTTCGTCAAGGAGGAAAGCACGAAATATCACTGACCTTTCACGGGTCTTTTTCTCTCCGCGCCGCCCGGTTTTACGACCGGGCGGCGTTTTTTTATCTCAGGCGCATTGTTTCCTTCCGTATCCTGCGATGCGGTTTTTTTATTTTACCGGAAGGCGTATCACTTACAGAAGGTAAAAAAACACCGCCCGGTCCGCAGGACGTCGGGACGAACCGTAAACGGGATCCGAAAATGAAGAAGCAAAGAACGGTAAAAGAAAGACTGCAGCACATCATTTTCGATTACAATACCGTGCCCGCCAAGATGTTCGATCTTGTGCTGATAGCTGCGATCATCCTCAGCGTCACGGTTGTGATGCTCGACAGCGTGGGCTGGATACATGAGGGCTACGGTGGCGTTCTTTACGCCGTGGAGTGGTTTTTCACGGTGCTGTTTACCATGGAGTACGCCCTTCGGCTCTACGCTTCGAAAACGCGGCTTAAATACGTGACGAGCTTTTACGGCATCATCGATTTTCTGGCTATACTGCCGACCTATTTCAGTCTTTTCTTCCCGGGGACGCAATATCTTCTTGTCATTCGCTTTTTCAGGGTTCTACGGATTTTCAGGTTGCTGAAGCTCATGAAGTTCGTTAGCGAGGGCGAGATGGTCATCGCTTCACTCAGGGCATCGTTCCGCAAGATTTTCGTGTTCTGGTTCTTCATCATCGTGCTGGTCAGCATCATCGGCGCGCTCATGTACCTTATAGAAGGCGAGGAAAACGGTTTTCACAGCATTCCGGAAGGTGTTTACTGGGCGATCGTCACCGTGACAACCGTCGGGTTCGGAGATATCTCGCCTCAAACGACCGTAGGCAGGGCACTGGCTTCACTGCTTATGATTACCGGCTACAGTGTTATCGCGGTTCCTACGGGAATCGTATCGGTGGAAATGGCCGTGATGAATAAAAAAATGAATACCGATTTGCCTCGGCGGGATCAGTGCTGTTCCGATGTCAGGCACGACGAGGACGCGAAGTACTGCAAGGTCTGCGGACAGCCTCTCGATTGAAGGGCTACTTCCGGAAAGGGCCGATGACGCCGTATTTGATTTTTACGGACTTGATCCTGTAAGTGAGTACAGGGCGGTAGGCGTGCTCGGACACGATTTCGGCCACGCTTCCGTTCAACAGGTGCGAAATGCCCGTTCTGCCGTGTGTCGGCAGGCATATCATGTCAGCCTGTATGTCTCGTGCGAAATGCACGATGCCCTCTTCCTCGCTGTCGTCGTTGTAGATGTTGATGGTATAATTCGACAGCATCTGTTCATCGGCGAAGCTTTCCATGAGTTGCCGTGTGTAGCGGCTGGTTTCGAAATGCGCCCTGGTGTTCACCCGCAGCAGGTGGATCGTCGCTTCGTACAGCTCCGCGAATTTTACAAGAGAGGAAAATCCCCGGGCGATTTCTCCGTAGAAGTTCGAAGCGAAAACGATGTTCGAGGGTGAGAATAACGACATCGGTTCCTTGATCGTCAGTACGGGAACCGCGGCATGCTGTATGACTTTTTCCGTCGTCGAGCCGACGAGTACGCGGTTGAGACCTCTTCGGCCGTGGGATCCCATCACGATAAGATCGAAGTTCTCCCTGTCGGCTTTCGAGGAAATTTTCTCGTAAGGGGTATCGAAATCAAGCGAATAGTTCATCCTGATGTCGCCGCACTCCTCGCATTCGATCATTTCAGCAAGCCGATTTTCGATTTTTTCCAGCACGTTCGTGTCGCCGAGGGCCCGGTATGCCATGATATCGCTGATTTCCGGATAGTCCGGAACCTCGATGACGTGATAGAGGTGCACTTCGGC
It encodes the following:
- a CDS encoding CBS domain-containing protein, giving the protein MDQLVKLRTLPVSALMQKDFHTIKGSSTVAEAIQLMKRTNESGIVVEPRNEDDCYGIVTEKDILEKVIDPGEDVHRDPWNTPVFQIMSKPIISINPELRIKYALRLMKRTNVRRLTVMESNKVVGVLNMTDVLHAVEELPVHDDHVAL
- a CDS encoding FAD-dependent oxidoreductase; this translates as MKPFDIVVVGGGGAGLYAAMEAMKTNPSLNIAVLSKVYPNRSHTSAAQGGANAALANKAKDDTVEMHVFDTIKGSDYLADQDAAEVLCSEAPKIIRELDNIGTPWSRMDDDTIAQRPFGGAGRPRCCYCADKTGHTILQTLYEQCLRKGVFFFNEYFVLSLTVDGSRSKGLIAMNMRTGKVEAFPARTVVFATGGYAKMYWNRSSNAAGNSGDGQAIAYRAGIPLKDMEFVQFHPTGLRKSGLLVTEGARGEGGYLVNSKGERFMNRYAPEKMELGPRDLVSRSIETEILEGRGFDSPAGQYMHLDLTHLGADLIKSRLPQIREMSLYFEGVDPIDEPIPIRPTAHYSMGGIDTDIFGRTPMEGVYAAGESACVSVHGANRLGGNSLLEILVFGRIAGHTAAEEARKFEPGEISRAEVQASEDELRELMRPSGHYERYGALREELGQTLATNVGIFREASKIQRGIADIGELKERFRHVRVFDTSDVFNTNLIQVLELRNMLDLAETVAAGAFVREESRGSHTRTDFPKRDDAKWHKHTTYTFVGGKPVIGDKPVTMGKYELQERTY
- a CDS encoding succinate dehydrogenase/fumarate reductase iron-sulfur subunit; translation: MGEHKEEMRDVTFRVSRFNPQVDNKPYFDDYTIPVEKGITVLRALNYIKEHVDATVSFRAFCQAGICGSCGMRINGISKLACTTQVWDELSRCRVPNVIKIEPLRNMPLVKDLIVDMDPMVDKMKHYSNWVESVMPEERMGEKEFLIAEEEFLEYDKATDCILCASCMSECSILRANKEYVGPAILLKSHRMNVDSRDGIHDKRIAGLVKDHGVWDCTHCYRCQETCVKSIPIMDAIHGVREDALASRGVKDTSGAKHAEAFMEDLQKKGKLVEATLPIRTNGITWTLKNLLPMAFKMIIKRRTPPPPPLVKPAKGIKKFREELQEMSEHIKRDRKENHK
- a CDS encoding CoB--CoM heterodisulfide reductase iron-sulfur subunit B family protein, with protein sequence MKRYAYYLSCINESMTKEVDRSLELWQKDLGVDFVKLHESTCCGGSNLDYLSPKHFALVNGRNIALAEKLGLDLVTSCNTCLLTIRSAKKKLDESAELRDEVNGILGKEGLEYKGTSDVRHLLWVLNEDVGLDAIREKVKVPLTNYRIAPFYGCHILRPSTVLGKDNPLEPSSLDNLIEALGGKTIAYEHKNKCCGFHTLLVAEEESLSVAAEALGEAIDAKADFIVTPCPLCHTVLDGYQSKALKQANIKQSIPVFHLSEMVGLALGYTPRQLGIKRHIVT
- the hemE gene encoding uroporphyrinogen decarboxylase encodes the protein MLKNDLFLRALKRQPVPRTPIWVMRQAGRYLPEYRAVREKTDFLTLCKTPELAAEVTIQPVDIIGVDAAIIFSDILVVNEAMGMNVEIIESKGIKLTPPIRSQVDIDRLIIPDIAEKLGYVMDAIKLTKKELDNRVPLIGFSGAAWTLFTYAVEGGGSKNYAFAKKMIYREPQMAHMLLSKISSVITDYLLMQIESGADAVQIFDSWASALSEDDYREFALPYIKESVQAVKTKYPDVPVIVFSKDCNTILSDIADTGCDAMGLGWNMDIAKARAELNDRVALQGNMDPTALYGTHERIRAEAAKILQQFGQHTEKSGHVFNLGHGILPDVDPENLKCLVDFVKEESTKYH
- a CDS encoding ion transporter; translation: MKKQRTVKERLQHIIFDYNTVPAKMFDLVLIAAIILSVTVVMLDSVGWIHEGYGGVLYAVEWFFTVLFTMEYALRLYASKTRLKYVTSFYGIIDFLAILPTYFSLFFPGTQYLLVIRFFRVLRIFRLLKLMKFVSEGEMVIASLRASFRKIFVFWFFIIVLVSIIGALMYLIEGEENGFHSIPEGVYWAIVTVTTVGFGDISPQTTVGRALASLLMITGYSVIAVPTGIVSVEMAVMNKKMNTDLPRRDQCCSDVRHDEDAKYCKVCGQPLD
- a CDS encoding universal stress protein produces the protein MNKILVPTDFSDQSSYALGTAVGIARKSGAEVHLYHVIEVPDYPEISDIMAYRALGDTNVLEKIENRLAEMIECEECGDIRMNYSLDFDTPYEKISSKADRENFDLIVMGSHGRRGLNRVLVGSTTEKVIQHAAVPVLTIKEPMSLFSPSNIVFASNFYGEIARGFSSLVKFAELYEATIHLLRVNTRAHFETSRYTRQLMESFADEQMLSNYTINIYNDDSEEEGIVHFARDIQADMICLPTHGRTGISHLLNGSVAEIVSEHAYRPVLTYRIKSVKIKYGVIGPFRK